Proteins from a genomic interval of Zingiber officinale cultivar Zhangliang chromosome 2A, Zo_v1.1, whole genome shotgun sequence:
- the LOC122043102 gene encoding uncharacterized protein LOC122043102, translating into MASLSQERKNDAFALPASAICSASPSSSCSSASGSKYIEHNVSKLDTLAGVAIKYGVEVADIKRINGLSTDLQMFAHKSLLIPLRGRHPPPSPIQSKALVDDRDVLDSFQSAKLKSDGSFITSSAMSTLQRYYGLTQHKSRSTPEGTEMMTVYRACSSPNLENESLLKSAPASTTQLRSHRSDNDLEQALLLDKSGDASDGEKLTMDKSVRRRQKTDNDPLITPEAAIEDDDKGLVTRIRRGLAPRSLLASLIDPEPVKQNTTLTEETSLTNSLLTVRKSSSNSSLQDSENDNSIWTYSKWTLKPDSVTRPIFSALPKQISVWRSKAALD; encoded by the exons ATGGCATCTCTTTCGCAAGAGCGAAAGAATGATGCTTTTGCTCTTCCTGCGTCTGCGATCTGTTCTGCTTCCCCTTCTTCCTCGTGTTCTTCTGCTTCTGGCTCGAAGTACATCGAGCACAATGTATCCAAGTTGGACACGCTTGCAGGCGTCGCCATAAAGTACGGTGTGGAG GTTGCAGATATCAAGCGAATTAATGGCCTATCGACGGATCTTCAAATGTTCGCGCACAAATCATTGCTTATTCCTCTTCGCGGAAGGCATCCACCGCCTTCTCCCATCCAATCTAAAGCTTTGGTTGATGACAG AGATGTACTAGATTCTTTCCAATCGGCCAAGTTGAAATCTGATGGAAGTTTCATAACCTCGTCGGCCATGAGTACGTTACAGAGATATTATGGTCTTACACAACATAAAAGCAGATCTACGCCTGAAGGTACAGAAATGATGACTGTTTACCGAGCCTGCAGCTCACCGAACCTTGAGAATGAATCGCTTTTGAAATCAGCACCAGCTTCTACTACACAACTCAGAAGCCACCGCTCAGATAATGACCTTGAGCAGGCCTTGCTGCTTGATAAATCTGGAGATGCTAGTGATGGTGAGAAATTGACGATGGATAAGTCAGTCAGGCGCCGGCAGAAAACTGACAATGATCCTTTGATCACTCCTGAGGCAGCAATCGAGGACGACGATAAGGGCTTAGTAACTAGGATTCGAAGAGGCTTAGCTCCAAGGTCTTTGttggcaagtttgatcgatcctgAGCCAGTGAAGCAAAACACAACTCTAACAGAAGAAACATCTCTAACAAACAGTCTTCTGACTGTAAGGAAGTCTTCTAGCAACTCCAGTTTGCAAGACTCAGAAAACGACAACTCGATTTGGACTTACTCTAAATGGACACTGAAACCTGATTCTGTGACAAGGCCAATTTTCTCTGCTTTGCCTAAACAAATCTCAGTCTGGAGGAGCAAAGCTGCTCTAGATTGA
- the LOC122043101 gene encoding dolichyl-diphosphooligosaccharide--protein glycosyltransferase subunit STT3B, with product MGAKAAENGAKSSSSAPSPPPLKAFFRLKTKQQELLIRVASLALIYVLAFAVRLFSVLRYESMIHEFDPYFNYRTTLFLTRNGFYEFWNWFDSESWYPLGRIIGGTLYPGLMVTAALIYRLLRFLTFAVHIREVCVLTAPFFASNTTIVAYFFGKEIWDSGAGLVAAALIAICPGYISRSVAGSYDNEGVAIFALLFTFYLFVKAVNTGSLAWALASAFGYFYMVSAWGGYVFIINLIPLYVLVLLVTGRYSMRLYVAYNCMYILGMLLAMQIRFVGFQHVQSGEHMAAMGVFFLLQVFYFLDWVKYMLNDKQLFQSFLRITLTFAISVGALALGIGTASGYISPWTGRFYSLLDPTYAKDHIPIIASVSEHQPTAWSSFMFDFHILLFLFPAGLYFCFKRLSDATIFIVMYGLTSMYFAGVMVRLILVAAPAVCLISAIAISATVKNLTSLIRTKGKAPLAVSGKGSSSLKASAKASADQSLPFQHNCAIALLVGAFYLLSRYAIHCTWVTSEAYSSPSIVLAARGAHGGRVIFDDYREAYYWLRQNTPADAKVMSWWDYGYQITAMGNRTVIVDNNTWNNTHIATVGRAMSSYEPEAYEIMQSLDVDYVLVVFGGLTGYSSDDINKFLWMVRIGGGVFPVIKEPDYLVNGEYRVDKGAAPKMLNCLMYKLAYYRFGEMTTEYGKPTGYDRARGVEIGNKDIKLEYLEEAFTTSNWIIRIYKVKPPKNRW from the exons ATGGGCGCCAAGGCCGCCGAGAACGGCGCCAAATCCTCTTCTTCGGCCCCCTCTCCGCCTCCGCTCAAGGCTTTCTTCCGCCTCAAGACCAAGCAGCAGGAGCTCCTGATCCGCGTGGCCTCCCTCGCTCTCATCTACGTGCTCGCCTTCGCCGTTCGCCTCTTCAGCGTCCTCCGCTACGAGTCCATGATCCATGAGTTCGATCCCTACTTCAATTACCGCACCACCCTATTCCTCACCCGAAATGGCTTCTACGAGTTCTGGAACTGGTTCGACTCCGAGAGTTGGTACCCGCTCGGCCGGATCATCGGCGGCACGCTCTACCCGGGCCTCATGGTCACTGCCGCCCTCATCTACCGCCTCCTCCGCTTCCTCACCTTTGCCGTCCACATCCGCGAAGTCTGCGTCCTCACGGCGCCATTCTTCGCCTCCAACACGACCATCGTAGCCTACTTCTTTGGGAAGGAGATCTGGGACTCCGGAGCCGGACTGGTGGCCGCCGCGCTCATTGCCATCTGCCCCGGATACATCTCTAGGTCCGTCGCTGGGTCCTATGACAATGAGGGCGTCGCTATCTTTGCGCTGCTGTTCACTTTCTACTTGTTTGTCAAGGCGGTTAACACCGGATCCCTCGCTTGGGCTCTTGCATCTGCATTTGGGTACTTCTATATGGTGTCGGCGTGGGGAGGATACGTGTTTATTATCAACTTGATCCCTCTGTATGTTCTAGTCTTGCTGGTGACGGGTAGGTATTCGATGAGGCTCTATGTGGCTTATAATTGTATGTATATCCTTGGAATGCTCCTCGCCATGCAGATCAGGTTTGTGGGATTTCAGCATGTCCAGTCTGGAGAGCACATGGCGGCCATGGGAGTCTTCTTCTTGTTGCAG GTATTTTACTTTTTAGACTGGGTGAAGTACATGCTAAATGATAAGCAGTTATTCCAATCGTTCTTGCGAATTACTTTGACCTTTGCTATAAGTGTTGGTGCCCTTGCTCTTGGAATTGGCACTGCGAGTGGCTATATCTCTCCATGGACTGGCCGCTTttattccttgcttgatccgaCATATGCAAAAGACCATATACCAATTATCGCCTCTGTTTCAGAGCATCAACCAACAGCATGGTCATCCTTCATGTTTGACTTCCacattcttcttttcctttttccagCAGGCCTTTATTTCTGCTTCAAGCGCCTGTCAGATGCAACTATATTCATTGTCATGTATGGCCTGACAAGCATGTATTTTGCTGGAGTGATGGTGCGTTTGATCCTTGTAGCTGCACCGGCTGTCTGCCTTATTAGTGCTATAGCGATCTCGGCAACGGTAAAAAATCTAACATCTTTGATACGCACAAAAGGCAAGGCACCTCTGGCAGTTTCTGGAAAAGGGTCATCTAGCTTGAAGGCATCAGCTAAG GCATCAGCAGATCAGTCCCTTCCATTCCAGCACAATTGCGCTATTGCTCTGCTTGTTGGTGCTTTTTATTTGCTTAGCAGATATGCTATTCATTGCACTTGGGTTACATCTGAAGCATACTCTTCTCCTTCTATTGTCTTGGCTGCTAGGGGTGCCCATGGTGGTAGGGTTATATTTGATGATTATAGGGAGGCCTATTATTGGCTTAGGCAAAATACTCCTGCTGATGCTAAAGTAATGTCTTGGTGGGACTACGGTTACCAGATAACTGCAATGGGAAATAGGACTGTTATTGTGGATAATAACACCTGGAATAATACACATATTGCCACTGTTGGACGGGCAATGTCATCATATGAGCCTGAAGCGTATGAAATAATGCAGTCATTGGATGTAGATTATGTGCTTGTTGTATTTGGGGGTCTTACTGGGTATTCCTCTGATGATATTAACAA ATTTCTTTGGATGGTTCGTATTGGTGGTGGGGTTTTTCCTGTAATAAAAGAACCAGATTATCTAGTGAATGGTGAATATCGTGTCGACAAGGGAGCAGCACCAAAAATGTTGAACTGTCTCAT GTACAAGCTCGCGTATTACCGATTTGGGGAGATGACTACTGAATATGGGAAGCCCACTGG GTACGACCGTGCCCGAGGAGTCGAAATTGGAAACAAGGACATCAAACTCGAATACCTAGAAGAGGCATTCACAACATCAAACTGGATTATTCGTATCTACAAAGTCAAGCCTCCCAAGAACCGATGGTGA
- the LOC122043103 gene encoding protochlorophyllide reductase, which translates to MALQASILPSALSHRKEGKGSNGVLKESAFLGGSVLGHHMAGIQLPVLRCQRQAKLSVKAQSTAEAVVTAEGVAAPGLNQASLQGKKVLRQGVVVITGASSGLGLATAKALAESGKWHVVMACRDFLKAEKAAKAAGMAKGSYTIAHLDLASLDSVRQFVDAFRRSGRPLDVLVCNAAIYRPTARKPTYTADGYEMSVGVNHLGHFLLANLLLDDMKQSDYPSRRLIIVGSITGNTNTLAGNVPPKAGLGDLRGLAGGLDGRSSSAMIDGGEFDGAKAYKDSKICNMLTMQEFHRRFHEETGIAFASLYPGCIATTGLFREHVPLFRLLFPPFQKFITKGFVSEEESGKRLAQVVSDPSLTKSGVYWSWNKDSASFENQLSEEASDAAKAKKVWEISEKLVGLTD; encoded by the exons ATGGCTCTGCAGGCTTCGATTCTTCCGTCTGCTCTCTCCCATCGCAAAGAG GGGAAGGGGAGCAATGGAGTGCTGAAGGAATCGGCATTCCTCGGGGGCTCTGTTCTTGGGCATCACATGGCTGGAATTCAACTCCCTGTTCTTCGATGTCAA AGGCAGGCGAAATTGTCGGTGAAGGCGCAGTCGACGGCGGAGGCGGTGGTGACGGCGGAGGGGGTGGCGGCGCCGGGGCTCAACCAGGCGTCGTTGCAGGGGAAGAAGGTGCTCCGCCAGGGCGTGGTGGTGATCACCGGCGCCTCGTCAGGGCTGGGCCTGGCGACGGCCAAGGCCCTGGCGGAGTCCGGGAAGTGGCACGTCGTGATGGCGTGCCGCGACTTCCTCAAGGCGGAGAAGGCGGCGAAGGCGGCCGGCATGGCGAAGGGCAGCTACACCATCGCGCACCTCGACCTCGCCTCCCTCGACAGCGTGCGCCAGTTCGTGGACGCCTTCCGGCGCAGCGGCCGCCCGCTCGACGTGCTCGTCTGCAACGCCGCCATCTACCGCCCGACCGCCCGCAAGCCGACGTACACCGCCGACGGGTACGAGATGAGCGTCGGCGTCAACCACCTCGGCCACTTCCTCCTCGCCAACCTCCTCCTCGACGATATGAAGCAGTCCGACTACCCTTCCCGCCGCCTCATCATCGTCGGCTCCATCACCG GTAATACGAACACGTTGGCCGGAAACGTGCCGCCCAAGGCGGGGCTGGGTGATCTCCGCGGACTCGCCGGCGGGTTGGACGGCAGGAGCAGCTCCGCCATGATCGACGGCGGCGAGTTCGACGGCGCGAAGGCCTACAAGGACAGCAAGATATGCAACATGCTGACGATGCAGGAGTTCCACCGGAGGTTCCACGAAGAGACGGGGATCGCGTTCGCGTCACTCTACCCGGGCTGCATCGCCACCACCGGCCTCTTCCGCGAGCACGTTCCCCTCTTCCGCCTCCTCTTCCCGCCCTTCCAGAAGTTCATCACCAAGGGCTTCGTCTCCGAGGAGGAATCCGGCAAGCGGCTGGCTCAGGTCGTGAGCGACCCGAGCCTGACCAAATCGGGCGTCTACTGGAGCTGGAACAAGGACTCCGCCAGCTTCGAGAACCAGCTGTCGGAGGAAGCCAGCGACGCCGCAAAGGCCAAGAAGGTTTGGGAGATCAGCGAGAAGTTGGTCGGCTTGACCGATTGA